Proteins found in one Diorhabda sublineata isolate icDioSubl1.1 chromosome 9, icDioSubl1.1, whole genome shotgun sequence genomic segment:
- the LOC130448847 gene encoding uncharacterized protein LOC130448847, with translation MSKFQALFAAVLIQLQIHSTLSGTLSDDVKLADLSNQFSFVLEKQLQNIDKTGQTLETLVEEYKKSLELELQQLRQYIEETTVQAVQENKDISNCLNERLGTISFKQIDLCDQRNLVEYCRNVLIHLTKEYYTILSDINQCNSSVTVDSCRYTKICKLRNAIKNADILITSLLNIAHDSAFQCTKISVMKIDHNITSLAKSFTTCSDVIMEFV, from the exons ATGTCGAAATTTCAAGCGTTGTTTGCAGCAGTATTGATTCAATTACAG ATACATTCCACTTTATCGGGGACTCTATCGGACGATGTTAAGCTTGCAGATTTGTCAAATCAGTTCTCATTTGTTCTGGAAAAACAGTTGCAGAATATTGATAAGACAGGACAAACTCTTGAGACCCTAGTAGAAGAATATAAGAAATCTCTGGAGTTGGAATTGCAACAACTGCGTCAATATATTGAAGAAACCACTGTTCAAGCCGTAcaagaaaataaagatatttcgAATTGTCTTAATGAAAGATTGGGTACTATCTCTTTCAAGCAAATTGATCTGTGTGATCAGCGAAATTTGGTAGAATATTGTAGAAATGTCTTGATACACTTAACGAAAGAATATTATACAATATTATCGGATATTAATCAATGTAATTCTAGTGTAACTGTCGATAGTTGTAGATATAccaaaatttgtaaattgagAAATGCGATAAAAAATGCAGATATTCTTATAACAAGTTTATTGAACATCGCACATGATTCAGCATTTCAATGTACGAAAATAAGTGTTATGAAAATTGATCACAATATAACTTCACTAGCGAAGAGTTTTACCACTTGCTCTGATGTTATAATGgaatttgtataa